The [Clostridium] celerecrescens 18A genomic sequence ATGGTTCTACCAAAAGAAGCTTGAACCCAACCAGGTTCCTGCATTTTCTAGTGGAAACCACAGTTCCCATTATTGTTCCTAATATCACCTGGCCTCTTCCTTTCTAATGGTTACCCATTGTCCCTGCTTTAACTGGAACGCATTGGCATCGTCAGTATCCACATGGAAATCCAGCCTGCTGTCACGGGTAACACGAATAAGTACATGGCCGAGCACGCCGCCCTTTGGCCCATCTACTGAAACACTTACCCGGTCCTGATCCGATACCCCAAACCACCGGGCGTCTTCCGGCGTCATATGAATATGACGGTCCACAATGATGACGCCCTCTGTCAGAAGGATTTCTCCCTTTGGCCCCTTAAGCATTACCCCGGGAGTTCCCTTTAGATCTCCCGATGATCTTACCTGTGGCTGTATTCCAAGGATTCTGCAGTCACCGGAGGCCATTTCCACCTGGCTTTGTTTTCTCTCCGGTCCCAGAATCCGTACCTTAGGAAGCGTTCCTGCCGGACCGGAGACAGCAACCTGTTCCTCACAGGCAAACTGTCCCGGCTGGCTTAATGCTTTCATGGGAGTCAGCCGGTATCCGGCTCCAAAAAGCGCTTCTACATGTTCCTTTGACAGATGCACATGCCTTGCCGAGATTCCTACGGGAACCTGGTAAGGCTGTGTGCTAAGCCTCTTCCAGTTATCCAGGACCAGTGAGGTTACCTTCTGAATCAGTTCTTCCCTGTTTTCCATTGTAAGCCTCCG encodes the following:
- a CDS encoding phosphate propanoyltransferase; amino-acid sequence: MENREELIQKVTSLVLDNWKRLSTQPYQVPVGISARHVHLSKEHVEALFGAGYRLTPMKALSQPGQFACEEQVAVSGPAGTLPKVRILGPERKQSQVEMASGDCRILGIQPQVRSSGDLKGTPGVMLKGPKGEILLTEGVIIVDRHIHMTPEDARWFGVSDQDRVSVSVDGPKGGVLGHVLIRVTRDSRLDFHVDTDDANAFQLKQGQWVTIRKEEAR